In Podospora pseudopauciseta strain CBS 411.78 chromosome 3, whole genome shotgun sequence, one genomic interval encodes:
- a CDS encoding hypothetical protein (COG:K; EggNog:ENOG503P3F1) produces MLLARRPHTMGPTHPSGGLLFGYDINNPNGDPTLDHPDLFANPGGLEISGQSLLGEDGTDYLQSFFGVFQSDNPGTSWGEGLGLHSEQWSDELLVGHELNFGVNTDNMLYQEPMQQYNSALPIRPHYASHGSNNFAPTPMGQPSADVLSAATALLPASEQQSPRTNLQFMPSHGIPMPLHQDANSFNIFASNAGPSHSQQARPSRTVEVLFGSDPGFSNAQHFVPRHERESTEHIAAKQLATLSCLQRNHSNAPTRAPSPEPWAASHPPQTTTNGVISPLQLKTSDLSPNPPQSDGSSSALKKRRRSDKSTDSDDEDEEQERSVIQETPVSIPSPLRSALSPPTAKRRKPSIAASAVEDGATPPANGKRKKSTAAKPPRENLSEAQKRENHIKSEQKRRNIIKDGFAKLNQIVPTVINQNLSKAGVLIATHVWIDQLVKENKELEKLLASAGEKA; encoded by the exons ATGCTCCTGGCCCGGCGCCCGCACACGATGGGACCGACGCACCCCTCCGGCGGTCTTCTATTCGGCT ACGACATTAACAATCCGAACGGAGATCCCACACTAGACCATCCAGACCTGTTCGCCAATCCCGGTGGCCTCGAAATCTCGGGCCAGAGTCTTCTCGGTGAAGATGGCACCGATTATCTGCAATCATTCTTTGGAGTATTTCAGAGCGACAATCCTGGAACATCATGGGGTGAGGGTTTAGGTCTGCACTCGGAGCAATGGTCAGACGAACTGCTTGTCGGTCATGAGTTGAACTTTGGAGTGAACACCGACAACATGCTTTATCAGGAGCCCATGCAACAGTACAACTCGGCCCTTCCAATCCGTCCTCATTATGCATCTCACGGCAGCAACAACTTTGCTCCCACCCCGATGGGCCAGCCATCGGCCGATGTCCTGAGTGCCGCAACAGCTCTGCTCCCGGCATCTGAGCAGCAGTCCCCCCGTACCAACTTGCAGTTCATGCCCTCTCACGGGATACCAATGCCCTTGCACCAAGATGCCAACAGCTTCAACATTTTCGCTTCAAATGCTGGGCCATCCCATTCTCAACAAGCGAGACCATCACGAACGGTGGAGGTCCTGTTTGGATCCGATCCAGGTTTCAGCAACGCCCAACATTTCGTTCCGAGGCACGAGAGAGAATCAACAGAACACATCGCCGCGAAGCAGCTGGCAACTTTGAGCTGCCTGCAACGAAACCACAGCAATGCTCCCACACGAGCACCCAGTCCTGAGCCGTGGGCAGCATCTCACCCTCCACAAACCACAACGAACGGGGTAATATCACCCCTACAACTGAAGACGTCCGACCTTtcaccaaatccaccacAAAGCGACGGCTCATCGAGCGCCCTGAAAAAGCGCAGAAGAAGCGACAAGTCGACGGATTcggacgacgaagacgaggagcaAGAACGCTCTGTTATCCAAGAGACTCCGGTATCTATTCCGTCACCACTTAGGTCGGCCTTGTCGCCGCCAACCGCCAAGAGGCGAAAGCCATCTATCGCCGCCTCTGCCGTAGAAGACGGCGCCACTCCCCCAGCCAACGGGAAACGGAAAAagtcaacagcagccaagCCGCCTCGAGAGAACCTGTCAGAGGCACAGAAGCGGGAGAATCACATCAAGAGCGAACAGAAGCGCCGCAACATTATCAAGGATGGCTTTGCAAAGCTCAACCAAATCGTGCCGACAGTCATCAACCAGAATCTTAGCAAGGCTGGCGTCCTCATCGCGACACACGTGTGGATTGACCagttggtgaaggagaacaaggagctggaaaagCTGCTGGCTAGCGCTGGAGAAAAGGCCTAG
- a CDS encoding hypothetical protein (EggNog:ENOG503NUTK; MEROPS:MER0030934; COG:G): MYAKDREASPHFSSGSGGSRSGRSATVELLLQQQHRTRTSSHGGGGGLGMGIKQRPLVRPNHRSYSYGHSRGGFFRNRLSLWISGLAVLVLVWIYLKVYGHGYGYSLKNSYSGAGLVTSRPGQQGTKISLGDLPAFILPPVTTTTLVRMTKPTASPGKATGKGSGVKATAPAVELKQGIYIGTTNLKAPRFKKSVEAFRGIPYAQTTGGQNRFRPPQPLEPSKETFQATRYGEFCPINDGVVYIGQGENCLNLNVYRPAGLIKGKYGKGQDGNELKLPVVVYIHGGGFNAGKGIERNMASFVAWAEHDIVAVNFNYRVGALGFLPSDVTAREGILNLGLRDQQALLEWVQDNIGAFGGDKDNVTIMGLSAGAHSIGHHIMHYANFPRPPPFHKAILESGATTARAVFYPTHPRHLIQFREFLTAINAAHIPESEIFPHLRTLPLKTIVAGSKAVWDKYVDSVTWPFQPVIDGPNPYSNSSHANHTLPDIIPDLPISSWQNSHHLKIPIITGYNTNEGTIFIPPDASTNSEFRSFFKTLIPTLKDADLDKLEELYPDPVTNPTLSPYVSVPNGKGAQWNRLDTAYSHYAYICPVLQSAHFMSLSGISNVYVYRYAATGVFGAANHGDEAPVVAHDMEFLGYGNERPGLVRTADEMISFWSGFVASKGGDVNAARGRRVQWPRFESPAKREGWWKDLGKGRVMVFGEGNNERDRSVPQQERKQGYPVKVESLTRLEREACEFWWGRVGLSEGLGRGEEGGRSKL, translated from the exons ATGTACGCCAAGGACCGCGAAGCTTCTCCGCATTTtagcagcggcagcggcgggtCCCGGTCTGGAAGAAGTGCAACGGTggagcttcttctccaacaacaacaccgaaCCCGAACCTCGTcgcatggaggaggaggaggattagGAATGGGTATAAAGCAGAGGCCCCTGGTCCGACCGAATCATAGATCATATTCTTACGGCCATTCGAGAGGAGGCTTTTTCAGGAACAGGTTATCACTTTGGATATCAGGGCTCGCTGTGTTAGTGTTGGTGTGGATCTATCTGAAAGTCTATGGCCACGGTTACGGATATTCACTGAAGAATTCATATTCAGGCGCTGGGCTGGTAACATCGAGACCCGGGCAGCAAGGGACGAAGATTTCTTTGGGGGACTTGCCTGCTTTCATTTTACCGCCggtgacgacgacaacactGGTCAGAATGACGAAACCAACAGCATCACCAGGGAAAGCAACAGGGAAGGGCAGCGGTGTGAAAGCGACGGCTCCGGCAGTCGAGTTGAAGCAGGGCATTTACATCGGGACAACAAACCTCAAAGCGCCAAGATTCAAGAAATCGGTGGAGGCATTCAGGGGCATCCCCTATGCTCAGACGACCGGAGGGCAAAACAGATTCAGGCCACCACAGCCACTAGAGCCATCGAAGGAAACATTTCAAGCTACGAGATACGGAGAGTTCTGTCCGATCAACGATGGGGTGGTCTATATAGGCCAGGGCGAGAATTGCCTAAACCTGAATGTCTACAGGCCTGCTGGACTGATCAAGGGGAAATATGGGAAGGGTCAAGACGGAAACGAGCTCAAGCTGCCAGTAGTGGTGTATATCCACGGAGGAGGGTTCAATGCTGGAAAGGGGATTGAGAGGAACATGGCCAGTTTCGTCGCCTGGGCGGAGCACGACATCGTTGCTGTGAACTTCAACTACAGGGTGGGCGCGCTGGGCTTTCTACCGAGCGATGTTACTGCTAGGGAAGGGATTTTGAATCTCGGGCTGAGAGACCAGCAGGCGCTTTTGGAGTGGGTGCAAGACAACATCGGTGCCTTTGGTGGTGACAAGGACAATGTCACCATCATGGGACTCAGTGCCGGTGCCCATTCG ATCGGCCACCACATCATGCACTACGCCAACTTCCCCagaccaccccccttccacaaAGCCATCCTCGAATCcggcgccaccaccgcccgcgCAGTCTTCtatcccacccacccccgccacctcATCCAATTCCGCGAGTTcctcaccgccatcaacgCAGCCCACATCCCCGAATCCGAAATTTTCCCCCACCTCcgcaccctccccctcaaaaccatCGTCGCCGGCTCCAAAGCCGTCTGGGACAAGTACGTCGACAGCGTCACCTGGCCCTTCCAACCCGTCATCGACGGCCCAAACCCCtactccaactcctcccacGCGAACCACACCCTCCCAGACATCATCCCcgacctccccatctcctcctggCAGAACAGCCACCACCTCAAAATCCCGATCATCACCGGGTACAACACAAACGAAGGCACAATCTTCATCCCCCCTGACGCCTCCACCAATTCTGAATTCCGCTCCTTTTTCAAGACTTTGATCCCGACGTTGAAGGATGCTGATTTGGATAAACTGGAAGAATTGTACCCCGACCCGGTGACGAATCCGACCCTCAGCCCGTATGTCTCTGTTCCTAATGGAAAGGGGGCTCAGTGGAATAGATTGGATACGGCGTACTCCCACTACGCTTATATATGCCCTGTTCTGCAATCAGCGCATTTCATGTCCCTTTCTGGGATTTCCAACGTTTATGTATATCGGTATGCTGCTACTGGTGTCTTTGGAGCCGCTAATCACGGGGATGAAGCGCCTGTTGTGGCGCATGATATGGAGTTTTTGGGTTACGGGAATGAGAGGCCGGGGTTGGTCAGGACGGCGGATGAGATGATTTCTTTTTGGTCGGGATTTGTGGCTAGTAAGGGGGGGGATGTTAACGCtgcgagggggaggagggtgcaATGGCCGAGGTTTGAGAGTCcggcgaagagggaggggtggtggaaggatttggggaaggggagggtgatggtttttggggaggggaataATGAGCGGGATAGGAGTGTGCCGCAACAGGAGAGGAAGCAAGGGTATCCGGTCAAGGTGGAGAGCTTGACGaggctggagagggaggcttgtgagttttggtgggggagggttgggttgagtgaggggttggggaggggggaggagggtgggaggTCGAAGTTGTAG
- a CDS encoding hypothetical protein (COG:Z; EggNog:ENOG503NYQ3) — translation MMPPVLGSHRKRMATDELQEERSIPPPPSARVPRVLVDSDRNQILEPAVANDAVAETPQRTSLGLSQDRQLVIQSSTTNNVVSTYVPPRRPAKRSDFSIAIICALSSEATAVDAVFDVYWDDKGPPYDKVAGDPNAYTTGAIGRHNVVLAHMPGIGKVGSALVASNCRHSFPNIKLALVVGVCGGVPFSSTHDVSTEIILGDVIISDGIIQYDLGRQYDDHFEIKTALLDTLARPSLEVRSFLSQLKVPRQRKMLEEEMAKIMSVLSVLPAQSGLSTQYPGAAKDKLYKATYSHIREKELCETCGCDGELVTRKRLGHETPHPMVHLGIMASGDNVVKSAPYRDKIVAESKLKLEANIIGFEMEGAGVWDTFPCVVIKAVCDYADSHKAKEWQPYAAATAAACMKAFLKKWTPSPSLQDDTFCVPYPRNNNFVGRSDILAKLHQLWCNSTSQTPVALCGLGGIGKTQIAIEFTYRIQRTYPNISVFWVHASNHERFREAYTAIAQKYRIPGHEDPKAEVLPLVKSWLESQECGQWIMAIDNADDLELFFDRNGGLGRYLPECAHGTILITTRNLQVASRLTKGMASSVIRIGKMDEVETAQLLSTRLAEIDTMPGDYAGLSARLEHLPLALVQAASFIQENSITISLYIQLLDESDRTLIDLLSEDFETVGRDSETPRAVAEAWIISFKQIQNQNTLAGELLSIMSFLDRQTIPYEFLFTAGELQLIKALGVLKAFSFVTEDKDQKFDMHRLVHLVTRKWLVQNGIKQKFAERALLVVTVCFPWGEYKNWTICNAYLPHATAVLKLGEDISSRQGKLARASLLHNAGQLFSGQGDYQRAALYQKKTWEISQAHLGEEHPDTLTSMNDLAITYASQGRWKEAELLQLQVLEIRKRVLGEEHPNTLTSMNDLALIYESQGRWKEAELLQLQVLEIQKRVLGEEHPNTLVCMHNLASTYESQGRWKEAELLQLQAVEIQKRVLGEEHPNTLASMHNLALTYQSRGRWKEAELLQLQAVEIQKRVLGEEHPNTLASMHNLALMYQSQGRWKEAELLQLQAVEIQKRVLGEEHPNTLASMHNLASIYQSQGRWKEAELLQLQVLEIRKRVLGEEHPNTLASMHNLASTYESQGRWKEAELLQLQVLEIRKRVLGEEHPNTLTSMHNLASTYQSQGRWKEAELLQLQVLEIQKRVLGEEHPNTLTSMHNLALTYQSQGRWKEAELLQLQVLEIQKRVLGEEHPNTLASMHNLAVTWRGLGRPNDALELLEECLCLREKVLGLDNHRTIDTKAEIASLYWEEGRFRDAERLEAEVLGKRKRILGEEHPNTLVSIHNLAYNWKDMGSS, via the exons ATGATGCCCCCGGTCTTGGGATCACACCGGAAGCGGATGGCAACCGATGAATTACAGGAAGAACGCTCCattccaccgccgccgtccGCTAGGGTTCCCCGGGTCCTGGTTGACAGTGACCGAAACCAGATCCTAGAACCTGCCGTTGCCAACGA TGCCGTGGCAGAAACACCTCAGCGGACTTCCCTTGGACTATCGCAGGACCGTCAGTTAGTAATCCAGTCTTCGACGACCAACAATGTAGTCAGCACGTATGTCCCACCCCGACGTCCAGCCAAACGGAGCGACTTCAGCATTGCCATCATCTGCGCGCTCTCGTCAGAGGCCACCGCCGTGGACGCTGTCTTCGACGTCTACTGGGATGACAAGGGTCCACCTTACGACAAAGTTGCCGGTGATCCCAATGCGTATACCACCGGTGCCATTGGTCGTCACAATGTTGTTCTCGCACACATGCCGGGGATAGGGAAAGTCGGCTCTGCGCTGGTGGCATCCAACTGCAGGCACAGTTTCCCCAACATCAAGCTCGCACTTGTTGTGGGGGTCTGCGGCGGCGTCCCTTTTAGCTCTACACACGATGTCAGCACAGAGATTATACTTGGCGATGTTATCATCAGTGATGGGATCATTCAGTACGATTTGGGACGACAGTATGATGATCACTTCGAAATCAAGACCGCGCTTTTGGATACTCTCGCCAGGCCCAGTTTAGAAGTACGCTCTTTTCTCTCGCAACTGAAGGTCCCGCGGCAGAGGAAAATGCTTGAAGAGGAAATGGCCAAGATCATGTCGGTCCTGTCGGTCCTGCCGGCCCAGTCGGGCCTGTCTACCCAATATCCAGGCGCAGCAAAGGACAAGCTTTATAAGGCAACCTACAGCCATATCCGCGAAAAGGAGTTGTGCGAGACCTGTGGGTGCGACGGCGAATTAGTGACACGCAAGAGGCTCGGCCATGAAACTCCGCATCCTATGGTTCACCTGGGTATCATGGCTTCAGGCGACAATGTCGTGAAATCAGCACCGTATCGCGACAAGATTGTGGCGGAATCGAAATTGAAATTGGAGGCGAACATCATAGGGTTCGAGATGGAAGGAGCAGGAGTTTGGGACACCTTCCCTTGTGTTGTGATCAAGGCTGTCTGTGACTATGCGGACAGTCACAAGGCGAAAGAATGGCAGCCATACGCAGCTGCTACCGCCGCCGCGTGTATGAAGGCATTCTTGAAGAAATGgaccccttctccttctcttcagGACGATACCT TTTGTGTTCCATACCCACGGAACAATAACTTCGTCGGTCGGTCAGATATTTTAGCGAAGCTACATCAGCTGTGGTGCAACTCCACCTCACAGACCCCAGTTGCTCTCTGCGGTCTTGGGGGCATCGG GAAAACACAAATTGCCATCGAGTTCACATATCGGATCCAGCGTACTTACCCCAACATATCAGTCTTTTGGGTCCACGCAAGCAACCACGAGCGGTTCCGTGAAGCATACACTGCTATCGCACAGAAATACCGGATCCCCGGGCATGAAGATCCCAAAGCAGAGGTGCTGCCATTAGTAAAGAGCTGGTTAGAAAGCCAGGAGTGTGGTCAGTGGATCATGGCAATCGATAATGCTGATGATCTGGAGCTTTTCTTCGACAGAAATGGCGGATTGGGACGCTACCTTCCAGAGTGTGCGCACGGGActatcctcatcaccacaagaAACCTGCAGGTCGCCTCCAGGCTAACCAAAGGAATGGCCTCGTCCGTTATTAGGATCGGAAAGATGGATGAAGTCGAGACAGCCCAGTTGCTCTCAACACGGCTTGCAGAAATCGACACGATGCCTGGGGATTATGCAGGACTTTCTGCTCGGCTTGAGCATCTACCATTGGCACTGGTTCAGGCAGCTTCGTTCATCCAAGAGAACAGTATCACGATCTCTCTATACATCCAACTCCTGGACGAGAGCGACCGGACTCTTATCGATCTACTTAGCGAAGACTTTGAAACGGTTGGGAGAGACTCGGAAACTCCTCGCGCAGTAGCAGAGGCTTGGATTATCTCTTTTAAGCAAATTCAGAATCAGAACACCCTCGCAGGCGAGCTTCTTTCAATCATGAGTTTCCTCGATCGCCAGACCATTCCCTACGAATTTCTTTTCAC TGCAGGAGAGCTTCAGCTCATCAAGGCACTAGGGGTACTAAAAGCGTTTTCATTTGTCACTGAAGACAAAGACCAAAAATTTGACATGCATCGACTCGTGCATTTGGTCACTCGAAAATGGCTGGTTCAGAACGGCATAAAGCAAAAATTCGCCGAGCGGGCACTCTTAGTCGTGACTGTGTGTTTCCCGTGGGGGGAGTACAAGAATTGGACTATATGCAACGCATACCTCCCGCACGCCACTGCTGTGTTAAAACTAGGAGAAGACATTTCCTCAAGACAAGGAAAGCTGGCGAGAGCAAGCCTTCTTCATAATGCGGGCCAGCTTTTCTCCGGACAGGGGGATTACCAGAGAGCGGCATTGTACCAGAAAAAAACATGGGAGATCAGTCAAGCCCATTTGGGCGAAGAGCACCCAGACACATTAACCAGTATGAACGACCTAGCAATAACATACGCGTCACAAGGCCggtggaaggaggccgaATTACTACAGCTACAAGTACTGGAAATACGAAAGAGGGTTCTAGGAGAAGAACATCCCAATACATTAACCAGTATGAACGACCTAGCATTAATATACGAGTCACAAGGCCGATGGAAGGAGGCCGAATTACTACAACTGCAAGTACTGGAAATTCAAAAGAGGGTTCTAGGAGAAGAACATCCCAACACATTGGTTTGTATGCACAACCTAGCATCAACATACGAGTCACAAGGCCGATGGAAGGAAGCCGAATTACTACAGCTACAAGCAGTAGAAATTCAAAAGAGGGTTCTAGGAGAAGAACATCCCAATACATTGGCTAGTATGCACAACCTAGCATTAACATACCAGTCACGAGGCCggtggaaggaggccgaATTACTACAGCTACAAGCAGTAGAAATTCAAAAGAGGGTTCTAGGAGAAGAACATCCCAATACATTGGCTAGTATGCACAACCTAGCATTAATGTACCAGTCACAAGGCCggtggaaggaggccgaATTACTACAGCTACAAGCAGTAGAAATTCAAAAGAGGGTTCTAGGAGAAGAACATCCCAACACATTGGCTAGTATGCACAACCTAGCATCAATATACCAGTCACAAGGCCggtggaaggaggccgaATTACTACAGCTACAAGTACTGGAAATTCGAAAGAGGGTTCTAGGAGAAGAACATCCCAATACATTAGCTAGTATGCACAACCTAGCATCAACATACGAGTCACAAGGCCggtggaaggaggccgaATTACTACAGCTACAAGTACTGGAAATTCGAAAGAGGGTTCTAGGAGAAGAACATCCTAATACATTGACTAGTATGCACAACCTAGCATCAACATACCAGTCACAAGGCCggtggaaggaggccgaATTACTACAGCTACAAGTACTGGAAATTCAAAAGAGGGTTCTAGGAGAAGAACATCCTAATACATTGACTAGTATGCACAACCTAGCATTAACATACCAGTCACAAGGCCggtggaaggaggccgaATTACTACAGCTACAAGTACTGGAAATTCAAAAGAGGGTTCTAGGAGAAGAACATCCCAATACATTGGCTAGTATGCACAACCTGGCCGTAACTTGGAGGGGTCTGGGGCGGCCTAATGATGCGTTAGAGCTGCTTGAAGAATGCCTTTGTCTGAGAGAGAAAGTGCTTGGGTTAGATAATCATAGGACCATTGACACAAAAGCGgaaatagcttctttataTTGGGAGGAAGGTCGATTCCGCGATGCTGAAAGATTAGAGGCGGAAGTGCTAGGAAAGCGGAAAAGGATATTGGGAGAAGAGCATCCCAACACACTGGTGAGCATTCACAACCTTGCATATAATTGGAAAGACATGGGATCGTCTTGA
- a CDS encoding hypothetical protein (EggNog:ENOG503P5K4), which translates to MMATTTSRHRSSLDFDIHTDHSHLSQKANLPPGNKFAVLSDIHNLNSLNIDSLARDLGSLHLEYSSKEGNCQQGHKTKDRRVRLSVDNNIEYDHPFFDKHRVVSATTNGSETTVASDDFKHNNPLAQAEHRLPSNLEQIRKHQEGQFEWLLTIPLPFRSKSRRRVGNRSLGDSYDGEDQEPDLGSGSGGKNVLFGCNLIHNRTQSDGASVDHGGSLTNRYTLLATRVESEEEMSAVEQSVVVEEADSSVVANVSQEENSTVLRGGEENLQPEGLEERPKSVLSIKVDESLIGMERLSPLPSPQPARPLSRIEDSVEELDKLEEELEALNEVAQLERVVSPELATEPVLESIPEAPVQQQPSTSTKRASTIRASTTTTPTTHTTTRTRSTAERSSSVRKSTSASSAREDDKPASTSKTAANISTVRRSIARPSSLLPPKATVKSSRAPTVPAFELPGEAVARRLKEQRAARLSQQVSAEEAAAIAAQFSPSKPHAKSSKPLTRPTFELPGEAISRRRREEREARLKAQEEEEKKRREFKARPIRASVIGSSGGSSVRETATSRARQARMEAGGQATTPTHTSTATAPTSASAARMRHSIAVTGGGYASSTVAASTRSAAAVSLTTTTATTTRGRISLAAPSAGGAGSSSRGTSATSAASSSGKRSSTTTTTVSQEEVQQQKMRGKEIFKRDNSFTLERERERKEREQAAKMAREQAAERSRALGREWKEKMAVRQKRASLMISGSGGESGGQGY; encoded by the exons AtgatggccaccaccacctcgagaCATCGGTCGAGTCTCGACTTTGACATCCACACTGACCACAGCCATCTCTCGCAAAAGGCCAACTTACCACCCGGCAACAAGTTCGCCGTCCTGAGCGATATTCACAATCTTAACTCGCTCAACATTGATTCTCTGGCCCGAGACCTGGGCAGCCTCCATCTTGAATACTCTTCGAAGGAAGGCAATTGTCAGCAGGGACACAAGACCAAGGACCGGAGGGTTCGGTTGTCTGTTGACAACAACATTGAATACGATCATCCTTTTTTTGACAAGCACCGTGTGGTttctgccaccaccaacggcAGCGAGACGACTGTTGCCTCTGACG ACTTCaagcacaacaaccccctaGCCCAAGCCGAGCACCGGCTCCCCAGCAACTTGGAGCAGATAAGAAAGCACCAGGAAGGTCAGTTCGAATGGCTTCTTACGATTCCGCTCCCGTTTCGCAGCAAGTCGCGCCGCCGGGTGGGAAACCGGTCTCTCGGTGATTCCTATGACGGAGAAGACCAAGAACCTGACCtgggcagcggcagcggcgggaAGAATGTCTTGTTTGGGTGCAACCTTATCCATAACAGGACGCAGTCTGATGGCGCTTCTGTCGACCATGGTGGCTCGCTCACTAACAGGTATACCCTTTTAGCTACTCGGGTGGAGAGTGAAGAGGAGATGTCTGCTGTGGAGCAGTCTgttgttgtggaggaggcggataGCAGTGTTGTTGCGAATGTTTCGCAGGAGGAGAACTCGACTGTTTTgaggggcggggaggagaaTCTGCAGCCggaggggctggaggagaggCCAAAGTCGGTGTTGAGTATCAAGGTTGATGAGTCGTTGATAGGCATGGAACGCTTGTCTCCTTTGCCGTCGCCGCAGCCTGCTAGGCCGCTTTCGAGGATTGAGGACTCGGTTGAGGAACTTGATAAGCTTGAGGAGGAACTTGAGGCCCTTAATGAGGTAGCTCAGTTGGAAAGGGTGGTTTCCCCTGAGTTGGCCACCGAGCCGGTTCTTGAGTCTATTCCTGAGGCCCCtgttcagcagcagccctcaACGTCGACAAAGCGGGCCTCGACTATTAGAGCGTCGACTACTACTACTCCCACTACTCACACTACTACCCGCACACGCAGCACAGCTGAACGCAGCTCGTCGGTCCGGAAGTCGACGTCGGCATCATCGGCTAGGGAGGATGACAAGCCTGCTTCTACCTCCAAGACCGCCGCCAACATCTCTACAGTCCGCCGCTCTATTGCCCGTCCTTCTAGTCTGCTGCCTCCCAAGGCCACGGTGAAATCTAGCAGAGCACCCACCGTCCCGGCCTTTGAACTCCCTGGTGAGGCTGTCGCCCGTCGCCTCAAGGAACAGCGCGCCGCGAGGCTCTCTCAGCAGGTTTCTGCCGAAGAAGCTGCCGCTATTGCCGCGCAATTCTCGCCTAGCAAGCCGCATGCCAAGTCTAGCAAGCCGTTGACACGTCCGACGTTTGAGTTGCCTGGGGAGGCGATTTcacggcggaggagggaggaacGCGAGGCGCGGCTGAAGGcgcaagaagaggaggagaaaaagaggagggaATTCAAGGCTAGACCAATTCGTGCGAGTGTAATTGGCAGCAGTGGGGGAAGTTCAGTTCGGGAGACGGCTACTAGCCGGGCCAGGCAGGCTAGGATGGAGGCTGGGGGACAGGCGACGACGCCGACGCATACCTCGACTGCTACTGCGCCTACGTCAGCTTCTGCGGCGAGAATGAGGCATTCCATTGCTGTTACTGGGGGTGGGTATGCTTCTAGCACGGTGGCTGCTTCGACACGGTCAGCGGCGGCTGTGTCTCTGACGACCACGACGGCAACGACGACTAGAGGTCGGATATCTCTTGCTGCTCCTTCTGCTGGGGGAGCGGGTTCTTCTAGCAGGGGGACGTCGGCCACTTCTGCTGCTAGCAGTagtgggaagaggagcagtactactactactactgtgagccaggaggaggtgcagcagcagaagatgagggggaaggagattTTCAAGAGGGATAATTCTTTTactttggagagggagagggagaggaaggagagggagcaggcggccaagatggcgagggagcaGGCTGCGGAACGGAGTAGGGCTCTGGGACGGGAGtggaaggagaagatggcTGTTAGGCAGAAGAGGGCTAGTTTGATGATTTCTGGGTCGGGGGGTGAGAGTGGTGGGCAGGGGTATTAG
- the DAD2 gene encoding DASH complex subunit dad2 (COG:S; EggNog:ENOG503P5RS): protein MSGYPTRSFPSHMRQPSLGPGAGGQSPALVARVNEKKAELENLKELRDLSAAVASQMEALEQKLGTLSDGTEAIALVFANWHNVLRAINMASAKLPKPNPEAEDTTPLPQTLVRIPTEHAPALQAHAEGAAEEQESG from the exons ATGTCCGGCTACCCAACCCGAAGTTTCCCATCCCACATGCGACAGCCCTCTCTCGGGCCTGGCGCGGGGGGCCAGTCTCCAGCTCTGGTGGCACGAGTgaacgagaagaaggccgaaCTCGAGAACCTTAAAGAGCTCCGGGATTTGAGTGCTGCAGTTGCGTCACAGATGGAGGCCCTTGAACAGAAGCTAGGAACTCTCTCAGACGGAACGGAAG CCATTGCTCTGGTCTTCGCTAATTGGCATAATGTGCTGAGGGCAATCAACATGGCATCGG CGAAACTTCCTAAGCCCAACCCCGAAGCCGAAGACACAACGCCCTTGCCACAGACACTCGTCCGGATCCCGACCGAACATGCTCCTGCTCTACAAGCACATGCGGAGGGCGCAGCTGAAGAACAGGAATCAGGCTGA